In a genomic window of Helianthus annuus cultivar XRQ/B chromosome 10, HanXRQr2.0-SUNRISE, whole genome shotgun sequence:
- the LOC110880646 gene encoding uncharacterized protein LOC110880646, with translation MSISVDSNNLSFVNDLNPGKDMWNMKARIIRKWNQGYKMDLIFIDEKGAKIHAGIKTRLIPVFDGQLQEDAVVILSKFGVGENKDLYKVVVQPYKINFYRCITVTPMRDWQGVEYGFNFRAYEDILQGEALNALSVGSSCTDHCLYLMMLINKMKNVGSWGKVLRCTVWNDYALQIKNFISKISPHEHVMAVIQHGKCKEWKGEYTVQSDKFATRIFLNEDIDEVNELRRRLILKFGQGSGSTSQTILSSQSVFPLHKEFVTDGVKKHVDEISEIEKVSHLFI, from the exons ATGTCAATATCAGTTGACAGTAATAATCTTAGTTTTGTTAACGATTTGAATCCTGGGAAAGATATGTGGAACATGAAAGCGAGAATTATTCGAAAATGGAATCAGGGTTACAAGATGGatctcatcttcattgatgagAAG GGTGCTAAGATTCACGCAGGTATTAAGACTCGTCTGATACCTGTTTTTGATGGTCAGCTTCAAGAAGATGCTGTTGTGATTCTGTCCAAATTTGGTGTTGGTGAgaataaagatttatataaaGTAGTGGTGCAGCCttataaaatcaacttttatAGATGCATAACTGTTACTCCTATGAGAGATTGGCAAGGTGTTGAGTATGGTTTCAACTTCAGAGCTTATGAAGATATTCTTCAAGGAGAGGCGTTAAACGCCTTGAGTGTTGGTAgt TCATGTACTGATCATTGTTTGTATTTAATGATGTtaataaataagatgaagaaTGTTGGATCATG GGGTAAGGTTTTGCGGTGTACTGTGTGGAATGATTATGCTCTGCAGATTAAGAACTTCATTTCTAAAATCTCACCTCATGAGCATGTGATGGCTGTTATACAGCATGGAAAGTGTAAGGAATGGAAAG GTGAATATACTGTTCAAAGTGATAAGTTTGCAACACGAATTTTTTTGAATGAAGATATTGATGAAGTTAATGAGCTAAGGAGGAG GCTTATACTAAAGTTTGGACAAGGGAGTGGTTCTACTTCTCAAACAATACTATCGTCTCAGAGTGTTTTTCCATTGCATAAAGAATTTGTAACTGATGGTgtgaagaaacatgttgatgagatTAGTGAGATAGAAAAGGTTTCACATCTTTTTATATAG